In the Aliarcobacter cryaerophilus genome, one interval contains:
- a CDS encoding response regulator transcription factor, translated as MIKILMIEDDLELAQIITDYLKSFDIEVTTTDSPYNGLSMLNLSKEYQLLILDLTLPEIDGLELIPKIREKSQIPIIISSARDDILDKVMGLERGADDYLPKPYNPRELQARIKTILKRVDNKLDDKKSQQDKVFELKESDMQILFKGESLVLTLAEYDILKLLIQRNHGVVSREDFIYTSDNIEDESSLKNIDVIISRIRTKLANIDNSKQYIKSVRGIGYQLI; from the coding sequence ATTATTAAAATACTTATGATTGAAGATGATTTAGAGCTAGCTCAAATCATTACGGATTATTTAAAATCATTTGATATAGAAGTAACTACAACTGATAGTCCATATAATGGACTATCTATGTTGAATTTAAGCAAAGAGTATCAGCTTTTGATTTTAGATTTGACTTTACCTGAAATTGATGGTTTGGAGCTTATTCCAAAAATACGAGAAAAATCTCAAATCCCAATAATAATAAGTTCTGCAAGAGATGATATTTTAGATAAAGTTATGGGTCTTGAAAGAGGTGCTGATGATTATCTACCAAAACCATATAATCCAAGAGAGTTACAAGCTAGAATCAAAACAATTTTAAAAAGAGTTGATAATAAACTTGATGATAAAAAATCACAACAAGATAAAGTTTTTGAGCTAAAAGAGAGTGATATGCAAATTCTTTTTAAAGGTGAATCTTTGGTATTGACACTGGCTGAATATGATATTTTAAAACTTCTTATCCAAAGAAATCATGGTGTTGTTTCAAGAGAAGATTTTATTTATACAAGTGATAATATAGAAGATGAATCATCTTTAAAAAATATAGATGTGATCATCTCAAGAATAAGAACAAAATTAGCAAATATAGATAACTCTAAACAATATATAAAATCAGTAAGAGGTATTGGTTATCAGTTAATATGA
- the trxA gene encoding thioredoxin, translating to MGKYIELTSANFDATTKEGVSLVDFWAPWCGPCRMIAPVIDELAGDFEGKANICKVNTDEEQDLAVKYGIRSIPTIIFMKNGEVVDQLIGATSKQALTDKINSLL from the coding sequence ATGGGTAAATATATTGAATTAACATCAGCAAATTTTGATGCAACTACAAAAGAAGGTGTATCTTTAGTAGATTTCTGGGCTCCTTGGTGTGGTCCTTGTAGAATGATTGCTCCAGTTATTGATGAGTTAGCAGGAGATTTCGAAGGAAAAGCAAATATTTGTAAAGTAAATACAGATGAAGAGCAAGATTTAGCAGTAAAATATGGAATTAGATCAATTCCTACAATTATTTTTATGAAAAATGGAGAAGTTGTTGATCAGCTAATTGGTGCTACATCAAAACAAGCATTAACAGATAAAATAAACTCTTTATTATAA
- the alaS gene encoding alanine--tRNA ligase, protein MDIRKEYLEFFKSKGHEVVSSMPLVPDDPTLMFTNAGMVQFKDIFTGSIPVPQNPRATSCQLCVRAGGKHNDLENVGYTARHHTLFEMLGNFSFGDYFKEEAIAYAWEFITKNIALPKEKLWVTVHESDDEAFEIWTKHIDSSRILRFGDKDNFWSMGDTGACGPCSEIFYDQGEEHFSSPEDKMGGDGDRFLEIWNLVFMQYERTKEGELIPLPKPSIDTGMGLERVIAIKEGVFNNFDSSNFKPIIETLEKIANKKATKENIGSYRVIADHLRATSFMLSQGILFGNEGRPYVLRRILRRAIRHGYLIGLRKPFMAQLVDTLVDIMGGHYVELKENANYIKEQLTLEEERFFKTISAGITLFNDELVNTKDIFSGEVAFKLYDTYGFPLDLTEDMLKDKGLKVDLDKFEELMTNQKTMAKAAWKGSGDSSNDGDFKTLLEKYGLNEFVGYTNITYNSKVLALLDENFKEVETLENQIGWVLLDKTPFYATSGGQNGDIGAIEFEGKNAVVLETSKFHNLNLSKVDVKDTKLNKNQNIEAVVVNRYEIAKHHSATHLLQSALKMVLGDSVSQAGSFNDANKLRFDFTYPKALTSEQINEVEDLVNSMIARSLKGQVEELPLEIAKKKGAIAMFGEKYGEVVRVVSFGEDVSVEFCGGTHVKNTADIGSFYIIKESGVSAGIRRIEAVVGASAFKYTKEQINKLNELQAEIKSNDLIAGVKKLKSEIKELKNQIQNSQNQTQAPINEEIIGDTKVVVCVIENGDLKKIVDDMKNANEKLAILLLQAKDDKVLIVAGSKNTNIKAGDWIKNIAPIVGGGGGGRPDFATAGGKDITKIEEAKIAALTYAKENL, encoded by the coding sequence ATGGATATTAGAAAAGAGTATTTAGAGTTTTTTAAGAGTAAAGGGCACGAAGTAGTATCTTCAATGCCACTGGTTCCCGATGACCCAACTTTGATGTTTACAAATGCTGGAATGGTTCAATTTAAAGATATTTTCACAGGTAGTATTCCAGTTCCACAAAACCCTAGGGCAACATCATGTCAACTTTGTGTAAGAGCTGGTGGAAAGCACAATGATTTAGAAAATGTAGGTTATACAGCACGTCATCATACACTTTTTGAAATGCTTGGGAACTTCTCTTTTGGTGATTATTTCAAAGAAGAAGCTATTGCTTATGCTTGGGAATTTATTACTAAAAATATTGCTTTACCTAAAGAAAAACTTTGGGTTACAGTACATGAAAGCGATGATGAAGCTTTCGAAATATGGACAAAACATATCGATTCTTCAAGAATTTTAAGATTTGGTGATAAAGATAATTTCTGGTCAATGGGAGATACAGGTGCTTGTGGTCCTTGTAGTGAAATTTTTTATGACCAAGGGGAAGAGCATTTTTCTAGCCCTGAAGATAAAATGGGTGGAGATGGTGATAGATTTTTAGAGATTTGGAATCTTGTATTCATGCAATATGAAAGAACAAAAGAAGGTGAACTAATTCCTCTTCCAAAACCATCTATTGACACTGGAATGGGTTTAGAGCGAGTTATTGCAATAAAAGAGGGTGTATTTAATAATTTTGACTCTTCAAACTTTAAACCTATCATTGAAACTTTAGAAAAAATTGCAAACAAAAAAGCTACTAAAGAGAATATTGGCTCATATAGAGTTATTGCGGACCACTTAAGAGCAACTTCATTTATGCTATCTCAAGGGATACTTTTTGGAAATGAAGGTAGACCTTATGTTTTAAGAAGAATTCTAAGACGAGCTATTAGACATGGATATTTAATAGGTCTTAGAAAACCATTTATGGCACAACTTGTTGATACGTTGGTTGATATTATGGGTGGACACTATGTTGAATTAAAAGAGAATGCAAACTATATAAAAGAGCAATTAACACTTGAAGAAGAGAGATTTTTCAAAACAATTTCTGCAGGAATTACACTATTTAATGATGAGTTAGTAAATACTAAAGATATTTTTAGTGGGGAAGTTGCATTTAAACTATATGACACTTATGGATTCCCTCTTGATTTAACAGAAGATATGCTAAAAGACAAAGGTCTAAAAGTAGATTTAGATAAATTTGAAGAGCTTATGACAAATCAAAAAACTATGGCAAAAGCTGCTTGGAAAGGTAGTGGAGATAGTTCAAATGATGGTGATTTTAAAACTCTACTTGAAAAATATGGTTTAAATGAGTTTGTAGGTTATACAAATATTACTTATAACTCAAAAGTTTTAGCTTTACTTGATGAAAATTTTAAAGAAGTAGAAACTTTGGAAAATCAAATTGGTTGGGTACTTTTAGATAAAACTCCTTTTTATGCAACTAGTGGTGGACAAAATGGAGATATTGGAGCAATCGAATTTGAAGGAAAAAATGCAGTAGTACTTGAGACTTCAAAATTTCATAATCTTAACTTATCAAAGGTAGATGTAAAAGATACAAAATTAAATAAAAATCAAAACATTGAAGCTGTTGTTGTAAATAGATATGAAATAGCAAAACATCATAGTGCAACTCACTTATTGCAAAGTGCTTTAAAAATGGTTTTAGGAGATAGTGTTTCTCAAGCTGGATCATTTAACGATGCAAATAAACTAAGATTTGACTTTACATACCCAAAAGCCTTAACAAGTGAGCAGATAAATGAAGTTGAAGATTTAGTTAACTCTATGATTGCACGATCATTAAAAGGTCAAGTTGAAGAGTTACCTTTAGAGATTGCAAAGAAAAAAGGTGCAATTGCTATGTTTGGTGAAAAATATGGTGAAGTTGTAAGAGTAGTTAGCTTTGGTGAAGATGTTTCTGTTGAATTTTGTGGAGGAACTCACGTAAAAAATACAGCAGATATTGGAAGTTTTTATATCATAAAAGAGTCTGGAGTAAGTGCAGGAATAAGAAGAATAGAGGCTGTTGTAGGAGCAAGTGCATTTAAATATACAAAAGAGCAGATAAACAAACTAAATGAACTTCAAGCTGAGATTAAATCAAATGATTTAATTGCTGGTGTTAAAAAACTCAAATCTGAGATAAAAGAGCTTAAAAATCAAATACAAAATTCACAAAATCAAACTCAAGCTCCAATAAATGAAGAAATTATTGGTGATACAAAAGTTGTAGTTTGTGTTATTGAAAATGGTGATTTAAAGAAAATTGTTGATGATATGAAAAATGCAAATGAAAAATTAGCAATTTTACTTTTACAAGCAAAAGATGACAAAGTTTTAATCGTTGCTGGAAGTAAAAATACAAATATTAAAGCTGGTGATTGGATTAAAAATATCGCTCCAATCGTTGGTGGAGGTGGTGGTGGAAGACCTGATTTTGCTACTGCTGGTGGAAAAGATATAACAAAAATTGAAGAGGCAAAAATTGCTGCTTTAACTTATGCAAAAGAGAATTTATAA
- a CDS encoding SIMPL domain-containing protein, translated as MQSRGSSFILGIFLFFGLIGLGFFIANGIVKFKELDRTVTVKGLSEKEVLANVVIMPIKMTQTSNDLEALIQKIDYDTNQVIKFLKENGLKDEDITLGVVSIVDKMANEFSNQDFAMRYLASKVINIYSTEVEKIRALNSKLSELSQRGVLFKTDDYDSKIEYIYTKLNEIKPSMIEEATSNARAVAQKFAQDSNSKLGKIKKASQGQFEVASRDKNSDHIKNIRIVSTIEYYLAD; from the coding sequence ATGCAAAGTAGAGGTTCATCATTTATTTTAGGAATATTCCTTTTTTTTGGTTTGATTGGTTTAGGGTTTTTTATAGCAAATGGAATTGTAAAATTTAAAGAGCTTGATAGAACAGTTACAGTAAAAGGTTTATCGGAAAAAGAAGTTTTAGCAAATGTTGTAATAATGCCAATAAAAATGACACAAACAAGTAATGATTTGGAAGCTTTGATACAAAAAATTGATTACGATACAAATCAAGTTATAAAATTCTTGAAAGAAAATGGCTTAAAAGATGAAGATATAACTTTAGGTGTAGTTTCAATAGTTGATAAGATGGCAAATGAGTTTTCAAATCAAGATTTTGCTATGAGATATTTGGCTTCAAAGGTTATAAATATTTATAGTACAGAAGTTGAAAAAATTAGAGCTTTAAATAGTAAATTATCAGAACTTTCTCAAAGAGGTGTTCTGTTTAAAACCGATGATTATGATAGTAAAATAGAGTATATTTACACAAAATTAAATGAAATAAAACCTAGTATGATTGAGGAAGCAACTTCAAATGCAAGAGCAGTTGCACAAAAGTTTGCACAAGATTCAAATAGTAAATTAGGAAAAATTAAAAAGGCTAGTCAAGGTCAGTTTGAAGTTGCAAGTCGTGATAAAAATAGTGATCACATAAAAAATATTAGAATAGTTTCTACTATTGAGTACTATTTAGCAGATTAA
- a CDS encoding ArsS family sensor histidine kinase yields MIRNISISTFVNIIFTLAFVSIFLTFAMFIRYDKERHDLSLQNRYEMIAENFLILFQDHPNAQRLNELYKKFNVKPIEDRDRKLEIINNAQELKITQNYLGTYRVYRFDDMYYIYVQRYGYNIILKDTKHHNYNFAFIIAGFVLSLIIFIFLYEILNRKLRPLKLLNRQIIEFSNGNKDIKLEYKSNDEVGTIAKNFNEAINIINNQSKSKDLFMRNMMHELKTPITKAMFIAETLEDDKTRENLQRAFRRMDDIIKELATVEKLTSKNTMIYKEKINFSSIFKKTTDLMLINPDNIEQKIEDFWFEADVYMISIALKNLIDNAIKFSTNKKAIIEANKSFIKVISQGEPLKNELSFYTDAFYQEDKRSSGFGLGLYIVKAIVNLHKFSLDYEYVDGKNCFIIKLLNNS; encoded by the coding sequence ATGATAAGAAATATCTCTATATCAACTTTTGTAAATATAATTTTTACATTAGCTTTTGTATCCATTTTTTTAACCTTTGCTATGTTTATTAGATATGACAAAGAGAGACATGATTTAAGTTTACAAAATAGATATGAGATGATTGCTGAAAATTTTTTAATACTTTTTCAAGACCATCCAAATGCTCAAAGATTAAATGAACTTTATAAAAAATTCAATGTAAAACCAATAGAAGACAGAGATAGAAAACTAGAGATTATAAACAATGCTCAAGAGTTAAAAATTACACAAAATTATCTTGGAACCTATAGAGTTTATAGGTTTGATGATATGTATTATATATATGTGCAACGATATGGCTACAATATTATTTTAAAAGATACAAAACATCATAACTACAATTTTGCATTTATAATTGCTGGATTTGTTCTTTCTTTGATTATATTTATATTTTTATATGAAATTTTAAATAGAAAATTGCGACCGCTGAAACTTTTAAATAGACAAATTATTGAATTTTCGAATGGAAATAAAGATATAAAATTGGAATATAAAAGTAATGATGAGGTAGGCACAATTGCTAAAAATTTTAATGAAGCTATAAATATTATAAATAATCAATCAAAATCAAAAGATTTGTTTATGAGAAATATGATGCATGAACTTAAAACTCCTATTACAAAAGCTATGTTTATTGCTGAAACTTTAGAAGATGATAAAACAAGAGAAAATCTTCAAAGAGCATTTAGAAGAATGGATGATATTATAAAAGAGCTAGCAACTGTTGAAAAACTTACTTCAAAAAATACTATGATTTATAAAGAGAAGATAAATTTTTCATCAATTTTTAAAAAAACAACAGATTTAATGCTTATAAATCCAGATAATATTGAGCAAAAAATAGAGGATTTTTGGTTTGAAGCTGATGTATATATGATATCAATTGCTTTAAAAAATCTCATAGACAATGCAATAAAATTTTCAACAAATAAAAAAGCAATTATAGAAGCAAATAAGAGTTTTATAAAAGTAATATCACAAGGTGAGCCTTTGAAAAATGAACTCTCTTTTTATACAGATGCTTTTTATCAAGAGGACAAAAGAAGTAGTGGTTTTGGACTAGGACTTTATATTGTTAAAGCTATTGTAAATTTACATAAATTTTCTTTAGATTATGAGTATGTTGATGGTAAAAATTGTTTTATTATAAAGCTATTAAATAATAGTTAA
- a CDS encoding Do family serine endopeptidase yields MNKKLFFTTILLASSLLAKNIEFEEMEKNPQRVNPNQPNQILSFGNSIKSSVSSIVNISAKRSVNPNVDTLPLQMFDDPFFKKFFGEEFSNQFKQNRVQRSLGSGVIVTKDGYIVTNNHVIENAEEINVTIGDDPTEYSAKLIGKDSDSDLAVVKIDINKPLVPIKLGDSSSLLVGDVTFAIGNPFGVGNTVTMGIISALNKNRVGINRYENYIQTDASINPGNSGGALVDSRGALIGINTAILSKSGGNDGIGFAIPVEMVKDVVGKLVSDGKVIRGYLGVVIVDLDKDSQQVYKRKEGAIILDISNDTPAAKYGLKRGDLVYAINGKETKDRNSLQNAIASFKPNEKVKLEIERDKKDIVVEIVLADRSIISGVQPDSDHTILSGLKVSPINAEIIKKYRLPLESMGILITDVEPKSKAERSGFLAGDIIIQIEDVEIKNYSNIETALKRYNNQHKRVYINRYGQTLMFIIQ; encoded by the coding sequence GTGAACAAAAAACTTTTCTTTACAACTATACTATTGGCTAGCTCTTTGCTTGCAAAAAATATTGAATTTGAAGAGATGGAAAAAAATCCTCAAAGAGTTAATCCAAATCAGCCAAATCAAATTTTATCTTTTGGTAATAGTATAAAATCTTCTGTTAGTTCTATTGTAAACATTTCTGCAAAAAGAAGTGTAAATCCAAATGTCGATACTTTACCTTTACAGATGTTTGATGACCCATTTTTCAAGAAATTTTTTGGTGAAGAGTTTTCAAATCAATTTAAACAAAATAGAGTTCAAAGATCTTTGGGATCTGGAGTTATTGTAACAAAAGATGGATATATTGTAACAAATAATCATGTTATTGAAAATGCTGAAGAGATAAATGTAACTATAGGTGATGATCCAACTGAATATAGTGCTAAACTAATTGGAAAAGATAGTGATAGTGATCTTGCTGTTGTAAAAATTGATATAAATAAGCCTTTAGTACCTATTAAATTAGGTGATTCTAGTTCTTTATTGGTTGGTGATGTTACTTTTGCTATTGGAAACCCTTTTGGAGTTGGAAATACTGTAACTATGGGAATTATCTCTGCACTAAATAAAAATAGAGTAGGAATCAATAGATATGAAAATTATATTCAAACAGATGCTTCAATAAATCCTGGAAATAGTGGTGGAGCTTTGGTTGATAGTAGAGGTGCACTAATTGGAATAAATACGGCAATTTTATCAAAAAGTGGTGGAAATGACGGTATTGGATTTGCAATTCCTGTTGAAATGGTAAAAGATGTTGTTGGTAAACTTGTAAGTGATGGAAAAGTTATAAGAGGGTATTTGGGTGTTGTAATTGTTGATTTAGACAAAGATAGCCAACAAGTTTATAAAAGAAAAGAGGGAGCTATAATTTTAGATATTTCAAATGATACTCCAGCAGCAAAATATGGTTTAAAACGAGGAGATTTAGTTTACGCAATAAACGGTAAAGAGACTAAAGATAGAAATAGTTTACAAAATGCAATTGCATCTTTTAAACCAAATGAAAAAGTTAAACTAGAGATTGAAAGAGATAAAAAAGATATAGTTGTTGAGATAGTTTTGGCTGATAGATCAATAATTTCAGGAGTTCAACCAGATAGCGACCATACAATTTTAAGTGGATTAAAAGTAAGTCCAATAAATGCTGAGATTATAAAAAAATATAGATTACCTCTTGAGAGTATGGGAATTTTAATTACAGATGTTGAACCAAAATCAAAAGCTGAAAGATCTGGGTTTTTAGCAGGAGATATTATTATTCAAATAGAAGATGTTGAAATTAAAAATTATTCAAATATAGAAACAGCATTAAAAAGATATAATAATCAACATAAACGAGTTTACATAAATAGATATGGGCAAACGCTTATGTTTATAATTCAATAA
- the ilvD gene encoding dihydroxy-acid dehydratase, which translates to MRSDEVKKGYSRAPHRSLLRATGLKDDDFNKPFIGVANSFIEIIPGHFFLDKVSKIIKDEIRKNGCVPFEFNTIGVDDGIAMGHDGMLFSLPSRELIANSIETVMNAHKLDAMIAIPNCDKIVPGMIMGALRVNVPTVFVSGGAMQKGYKKDGTPIDLATAFEAVGKFEAGEISEEELKDIECNACPGGGSCSGMFTANSMNTLMEAMGIALPGNGTILALTKEREELYRKAAKRVCELALDKTNSEKFRLKNILNEKAVRNAFAVDMAMGGSSNTVLHMLAIAKEAGVDFNLEDINAISKRVSHIAKISPSLTTVHMEDINKAGGVSAVMHEMSKRGDDILLDNLTVTGETLKERIKDSKILDTTIIHTIDNPYSEVGGLAILYGNLAQQGAVIKTAGITGARAMSGKAVCFDGQAEAIKGIVGGKVKAGDVVVIRYEGPKGGPGMQEMLAPTSLIMGMGLGDKVALITDGRFSGATRGASIGHVSPEAAEGGMIGLLQDGDIINIDVDKYILSVDLSDDEIARRKADFKPVKKPIKSSWLGQYRALVTNASSGAVLKTDL; encoded by the coding sequence TTGAGAAGTGATGAAGTAAAAAAAGGTTATTCAAGAGCACCACATAGATCTCTTTTGAGAGCAACAGGTCTTAAAGATGATGATTTTAATAAACCATTTATTGGAGTTGCAAACTCTTTTATAGAGATTATTCCAGGACACTTTTTCTTAGATAAAGTTTCAAAAATCATAAAAGATGAAATTAGAAAAAATGGTTGTGTACCTTTCGAATTCAACACTATTGGAGTTGATGATGGAATTGCTATGGGGCATGATGGTATGCTTTTTTCACTACCAAGTAGAGAATTAATTGCAAACTCTATTGAAACTGTTATGAATGCTCATAAACTTGATGCAATGATAGCAATTCCAAATTGTGACAAAATAGTTCCTGGTATGATAATGGGTGCTTTAAGAGTAAATGTTCCAACTGTTTTTGTAAGTGGTGGAGCTATGCAAAAAGGTTATAAAAAAGATGGAACACCAATAGATTTGGCAACTGCTTTTGAAGCTGTTGGAAAGTTTGAAGCTGGAGAAATCAGTGAAGAAGAGTTAAAAGATATTGAGTGTAATGCATGTCCAGGTGGAGGAAGTTGTTCTGGGATGTTTACAGCAAACTCTATGAATACTCTTATGGAAGCTATGGGAATTGCACTGCCTGGAAATGGAACAATTCTAGCACTTACAAAAGAGAGAGAAGAGTTATATAGAAAAGCAGCTAAAAGGGTTTGTGAATTAGCTCTTGATAAAACAAACAGCGAGAAGTTCAGATTAAAAAATATTTTAAATGAAAAAGCTGTAAGAAATGCTTTTGCTGTTGATATGGCAATGGGTGGAAGTTCAAACACTGTTTTACATATGTTGGCAATTGCAAAAGAGGCTGGAGTAGATTTTAACCTTGAAGATATAAATGCTATATCAAAAAGAGTTTCACATATTGCAAAAATATCACCATCTTTAACGACTGTTCATATGGAAGATATAAATAAAGCTGGTGGAGTAAGTGCCGTTATGCATGAAATGAGTAAAAGAGGAGATGATATTCTTTTAGATAATCTTACAGTTACAGGTGAAACTTTAAAAGAGAGAATAAAAGATTCAAAAATTCTTGATACTACTATTATTCACACTATAGATAACCCTTACTCTGAAGTTGGTGGATTAGCTATTCTTTATGGAAATCTAGCACAGCAAGGAGCAGTTATAAAAACTGCTGGAATTACAGGAGCTAGAGCTATGAGCGGAAAAGCTGTTTGTTTTGATGGGCAAGCTGAAGCTATAAAAGGAATAGTTGGAGGAAAAGTAAAAGCTGGTGATGTTGTAGTAATTAGATATGAAGGTCCAAAAGGTGGTCCTGGAATGCAAGAGATGCTTGCACCTACAAGTTTAATTATGGGAATGGGACTTGGTGATAAAGTTGCACTTATTACAGATGGAAGATTTAGTGGAGCAACAAGAGGTGCTAGTATTGGACACGTTAGTCCAGAAGCAGCTGAAGGTGGAATGATTGGTTTATTACAAGATGGAGATATTATAAACATTGATGTTGATAAATATATTTTAAGTGTTGATTTAAGTGATGATGAAATAGCACGTAGAAAAGCAGATTTTAAACCAGTAAAAAAACCTATAAAATCATCTTGGCTTGGTCAATATAGAGCTTTAGTTACAAATGCAAGTAGTGGAGCTGTATTAAAAACAGATTTATAA